In Cydia pomonella isolate Wapato2018A chromosome 27, ilCydPomo1, whole genome shotgun sequence, a single genomic region encodes these proteins:
- the LOC133532462 gene encoding uncharacterized protein LOC133532462 gives MDPQASSHTKSDNNTITTWCCQCWLSTTTSGGGGCDGGCSSSTSQSSPGPQPMATAKALLKQDDGDKGKTNCLESASESDTSDEMKSFYQGCKSKWIKAFQNNTLINRWRLPMPFHTFRAEVARLLKRLYIEGHHDDCHIYLLIVMWDDLNDDVEEIVGDAQINYQDWIALLGGVTAELFSRVVFNTKSFNYLINVIFCVLGPNIIASGDYECEPKCKNARTY, from the exons ATGGATCCGCAAGCTTCATCACATACCAAAT CCGACAACAATACCATCACCACTTGGTGCTGCCAGTGCTGGTTGTCCACCACCacaagcggcggcggcggctgtgaCGGTGGCTGTAGCAGCTCCACTTCGCAATCGTCACCCGGACCACAACCGATGGCAACAGCAAAGGCACTGTTAAAACAAGACGATGGGGACAAGGGAAAAACAAACTGCCTAGAGAGCGCTTCTGAGAGCGATACGAGCgatgaaatgaaatctttttatcaAGGATGTAAAAGCAAGTGGATAAAAGCGTTCCAGAACAATACTCTGATTAATAGATGGCGCCTCCCCATGCCATTTCACACATTTAGAGCGGAAGTAGCGAGATTGTTAAAACGATTGTATATCGAAGGTCACCATGACGATTGTCATATTTACCTGTTAATTGTAATGTGGGACGATTTAAACGATGACGTAGAAGAGATAGTGGGAGATGCTCAAATCAACTATCAAGACTGGATTGCGTTATTAGGTGGCGTTACAGCGGAACTATTTTCACGCGTGGTGTTCAATactaaatcttttaattatttaatcaatgtaatattttgtgtgcTAGGTCCAAACATAATAGCTTCCGGTGATTATGAATGTGAACCTAAATGTAAGAATGCTCGTACATATTAA